From the genome of Thermoflexus hugenholtzii, one region includes:
- a CDS encoding DUF5615 family PIN-like protein produces MHLLIDQNIPPRVADELSALGYSVDHVSRVELAQASDPEIIRFALQRGMTLVTQDLGLALWMPHPHFGLLILRRIPIPRMAASIAETLQDLNTKGISLQNRIVMIEPGRYRVRMR; encoded by the coding sequence ATGCATCTGCTCATCGATCAGAACATCCCGCCTCGCGTGGCGGATGAGCTGTCTGCCCTGGGCTACTCTGTGGATCACGTGAGCCGTGTCGAGCTGGCACAAGCCAGCGATCCGGAGATCATCCGGTTCGCGCTCCAGCGCGGGATGACCTTGGTCACCCAGGATCTGGGGCTGGCCCTTTGGATGCCCCACCCGCATTTCGGATTGCTTATACTTCGCCGCATTCCTATTCCCAGAATGGCCGCTTCCATCGCAGAAACCCTTCAGGATTTGAACACGAAGGGGATCTCGCTCCAGAATCGCATTGTAATGATTGAGCCTGGACGCTATCGGGTTCGCATGCGTTAA
- the recR gene encoding recombination mediator RecR, with product MRPFTAIAPPPMARLIEALVKLPGIGPKTASRLAFYLLRAPEEEVLALAEALRNLKQQTRLCEICFHITDESPCAICRDERRDHGLICVVEEPLDVLAIERTGEYTGVYHVLHGVISPMDGVGPEDLRIRELVERVRREAPREVILATNPSLEGENTAVYIHRLLAPLGVRVTRLARGLPVGGDLDYADEITLVRALQGRQEM from the coding sequence ATGCGACCTTTCACGGCGATCGCGCCGCCGCCGATGGCGCGGCTGATCGAGGCGCTGGTGAAGCTGCCCGGGATCGGGCCGAAGACCGCCTCCCGGCTGGCCTTCTATTTGCTCCGGGCCCCCGAGGAGGAGGTGCTGGCCCTGGCGGAGGCCCTTCGCAACCTCAAGCAGCAAACCCGCCTGTGTGAGATCTGCTTCCACATCACCGACGAGAGCCCCTGCGCCATCTGTCGGGACGAGCGGCGGGATCACGGGCTGATCTGTGTGGTGGAGGAGCCCCTGGACGTGCTGGCCATCGAGCGCACCGGCGAATACACGGGGGTCTATCACGTGCTGCACGGGGTGATCTCCCCCATGGATGGCGTCGGGCCGGAAGACCTGCGCATCCGCGAACTGGTCGAACGGGTGCGGCGGGAGGCCCCTCGGGAGGTGATCCTGGCCACCAACCCCAGCCTGGAGGGAGAGAACACGGCCGTGTATATCCACCGCCTCCTGGCCCCTCTGGGCGTGCGGGTGACCCGCCTGGCCCGGGGCCTGCCGGTGGGCGGGGATCTGGACTACGCCGATGAGATCACCCTGGTTCGGGCGCTCCAGGGCCGTCAGGAGATGTGA